GCGAATGAATGGAACCAGGATCAATGCGAGTAACTGCTCACCAACTGACCGACCGCGCAGGCGGACCCAGAGCCGACGGTAGGGGCCACGAGTATAGGCAGCTACTCCCAATCCAATCAAAAACCCGATCGGAATCCGTAGCTGAGGTCGGGTCAAAGCCACGGTCAGTAACGCACTGAGGGTGGCGTAAACGGTGTAGCGAAGCGCGTGGCGCAGTGGCCACAGGCCGGCCCGTCCATCGCCGCGGGCATAGGTGTAGTACTGGCGGAGGAAAGCACGCAGGGTGGGCCGGGGAGCAAAGTGGACAACGGCTGAGGGGACGAAGGTGCGCCGAAAGCCGGCCTGCTCGACTGCCAGATCGAAGAGCAGGTCTTCGCAATGACTGGCCCATTCGGGAAAGCCGCCGACCGCTTCCCAGACCTCTTTGCGAAAGGCCATTGACTTGCCAAACGGCAGGAAGGTGGCCGGATCGATCTCACGACTGCGCCGGTAATTCGTCTCACCCAGCGCCAGGGCAAACAGGGAGCCAGGCGTGGGATGGAAGAACCCGCCCACCAGATCGGCTTCACCAGCTTCAATTGGGGCCACAATCCGGGCCAGCCAGTACGGATCGAGAATCAGACCGGCGTCGGTACTGGCGATAATCTGACCACGGGCATGCCGGATCGCGTTGTTACGTCCCGACGAGATATTATGACCACCGCGCACCAGGCGAATCTGCGGATACCGCGCTGCGTAAGCGGCTACGATGGCCGGCGTCTCATCGACGCTCTGACAATCGTTGATCACTATCTCGTCGGCAGCGCGGGTTTGGGCGATCATCGAGTCGAGCAGCGCCGCAATGTTGTCTGCCTCATCACGCACTGTGCAGATGATGGAAACAGTGGTTGCCATAGCCTTCAGGAATCAAAACATTCTGGTACAATATTCTTGATATATCTGTACCCCACACAAGCGTATTGTACCAGACGAGGTTGTCATGTCGAACGAGCATGGATTTGAGCTGCTGCGCGATGAGTTTATTCCCGAACTCAACACGCGCGCCCGCCTGTATCGCCACATAAAGACCGGCGCTGAACTCCTTTCTCTCGAAAACGATGATGAAAATAAGTGCTTTGGGATCACCTTCCGTACCCCACCGCGTGACTCAACCGGAATTGCCCATATTCTCGAGCATTCGGTGCTCTGCGGTTCGCGCAAGTATCCGGTGAAAGACCCCTTCTTTACGCTAGTGAAGGGATCGGTACATACCTTTCTCAATGCGATCACCTTCCCCGACAAGACGGCGTATCCGGTTGCCAGCACCAATCTGAAAGATTTCTACAATCTGGTTGATGTCTATCTCGATGCGGTCTTCTTCCCGCGCATTACCCCTGAAATTCTCAAGCAAGAGGGCTGGCACTTTGAATTACCGGCACCTGATGCGCCGATCAGCATCAAAGGGGTGGTGTATAACGAGATGAAAGGGGCATACTCATCTCCTGATGGCATGCTCTACCGCTATTCGCAGCAGTCACTCTTCCCCGACACTACCTATGGCTACTCATCGGGTGGCGACCCGTTGGTCATTCCCGATCTGACCTATGAAGCCTTTAAGCGGTTTCACGAGACCCTGTACCATCCCTCGAATGCACGCATCTTCTTCTACGGTGACGATCCGCCGGCAGAGCGGCTGCGCAAACTCGATGAGTATCTCAGCCAGTTCGAGCCGATTACACCACCATCGCAGATCGAGAAGCAAGAGCGCTTCACCGCGCCGCGCACCTTTGAATACACCTTCAGCGCTGCCGATAACGAGCAACAGAAGGGTATGGTGATGGTCAATTGGCTGATCGACGATAATCGCGATCCGACCCAGTTGATGGCGCGTGAACTGCTGAGCTATATGTTGTTGGGGAATGCCGCCGCTCCCTTACGCAAAGCCTTGATCGATTCGGGGCTGGGTGAAGAGGTCATCGGCGGGTACGAGAGTGATCTCCTGCAACATACCTTCTCGGTCGGTATGAAAGGGATCGACCCGGCAAACGCCGAACAGGTCGAGGCACTGATTTTGCGCACGCTCAACGAACTGGCCGAACACGGGTTTGATCCGGAGACGATTGCGGCGGCGTTTAACACCTTCGAGTTCAGTCTACGCGAGAATAACACCGGCAGCTTTCCGCGTGGCCTGGTGTTGATGATGCGAGCGCTGAGCACCTGGCTGTACGATGATGATCCGATTGCGCCGTTGCGCTTCGAGGCACCTCTGGCAGCGGTGCGCACCGCAGTCGCCAACGGCGAGCGTCTGTTTGAACGTCTGATCCGCGAATTACTGCTCGATAATCCACACCGCACCAGAGTCACGCTGCGCCCCGATCCTGAATACGCCGCCCGACTGGCTGCCGCCGAGCAGGCCCGGATCGAGGCGTTTGCGGCCACGCTCGATGATGAGAAGCGGGCAGCGCTGATTGCTGAGACCCAGGCCCTGGCGGAATGGCAACAAACTCCTGATCCACCGGAGGCACTGGCCACGATTCCGACCCTGCACCTGACCGATCTCGACCGCGAGGTGAAGCGCATTCCAACCGATATTGACGAGATGGCTGGCGTACCGCTGCTGCGGCATCCTCTCTTTACGAATGGCATTGTGTATCTCGATCTGGCCTTTGACTTGCGGGCACTACCACCACAACTCTTGTCTTTCGTCCCCCTCTTTGCCCGTGCGCTCACCGAAATGGGTACTGCAACCTCCGATTTTGTGCGGCTGTTGCAGCGGATTGGTCGCGAGACCGGTGGTATCTCGGCGGCGACAATGACCGCGACCGACATAGTGACGGCAGCGCCGGTCGGTCGCCTGGTTGTTCGGGGCAAGAGTACGCTGGCCCAAACGACAGAGCTGATCAAGCTATTGCAGGAGATTCTGCTGACCGTAAAGCTCGACAATCAAGAACGCTTCCGCCAGATCGTGTTGCGTGCCCGCGCAAACAAAGAGTCGTCGCTGGTGCCGGCCGGCAATGCCTATGCCCGGCAACGGCTCGCGGCCCGGTTTTCTCCCGCTGAATGGGCCGATGAACAGATGGGGGGCATTTCGGCCATCTTCTTCCTGCGCGAACTCGAACAACGGATTCAGCAAGATTGGCCGGGGGTGCTGGCCGATCTGGAAATGGTGCGCACCTCGCTGATCAACCGGCGGGGTCTGGTGGTCAATCTCACGCTCGATGCCGATGGTCAGAAGACCGTGTTGCCGCTGCTGCACGATCTGATTGCCAGTTTGCCAGATCAGCCATACTCGCCAGCATCGTGGCCGACCAGCCGTATTGATGATGGCGAAGGATTGATCATTCCTGCCCAGGTGAACTACGTCGCCAAGGGCGTCAACCTGCACGCCCACGGCATCCGCCCGAGTGGTGCGGCGATGGTTGTCTTGCGCCATCTCCGGATCGATTATCTGCTCGACCGGATTCGGATTCAGGGTGGTGCCTATGGTGCCAGTGGCAGCTACGACCGCAGTACCGGCTTGTTCATCACCACCTCCTACCGCGACCCCAACCTGCTCCGCACGCTGGATGTGTACGATGAAATGGCAACGTACCTGCAAACCATCGCTCTTGACTCAACAACCGTTGAACGGGCGATTATCGGCACTATCGGCGACATGGATGCCTATCAGTTGCCGGATGCCAAAGGTTACACAGCACTGGTACGCTACCTCACCAGTATCAGCGACGAATATCGCCAGCAGATACGCGATCAGGTGCTGGCAACGTCGCCGGCAGATTTCGTAGCTTTTGCCGAAGCGGCAGCAGCACTACGCGATCATGGCCAGGTGGCAGTGCTTGGCCCGGCAGACTCTATCGAGGCCGCCAATCGCGAACGGCCTGGATTGCTCAAACCAGTGAAGGTACTGTAGCGCCTGACAGGCTATCCCTGCCCAACCCACGTGAGCCGGGCAGGGATAGTTAATATTATCTGCCGGTGATGCCTGGAAATGAGGATGCTATGACGTTCAACGATCCCACCAGTTCCATCGGAACGCTGGCTTACGAAGCGACCATTGCCGATCTTCAGGCGGCAATGGCAGCCGGTACCCTTACCGCAGAAGCGCTCACAATGGCCTGCCTTGAGCGGATCAATGCGCTGAATCGGGCCGGGCCGTGCCTGAATGCGCTGATCGAAGTCAGCCCAAGCGCCCTCGAAACCGCAATTGCCCTCGACGCTGAACGTGACGTGCGCGGCCCGCGCAGCCCGCTCCACGGCATTCCAATCGTGCTCAAGGACAACATCGATACGCTCGACGACACTGCCACGACTGCCGGTTCCCTGGCCCTGATCGGCTCGCGACCGGCTGCTGAAGCAACGGTTGCCGCCCGTCTACGAGCTGCCGGTGCCGTGCTGTTGGGTAAAGCTAACTTGAGCGAATGGGCGAATTTCCGCAGTACCAGCTCATCAAGTGGCTGGAGTGCGCGGGGTGGTCAGGCGCGCAACCCCTATGTGCTGAGCCGGAGTCCGTGTGGCTCCAGTTCGGGGTCGGCCATCGCAGTGGCAGCCAGTATGTGTGTAGCGGCGATTGGTACCGAAACCGATGGTTCTATTTCGTGCCCATCGGCGATGTGTGGTGTGGTGGGAATTAAACCGACGGTTGGCCTGACCAGCCGCGCCGGTGTGATCCCAATCAGCTCCACCCAGGACACCGTCGGCCCGCACGCCCGTTGTGTAGCCGACGCCGCCACGGTGCTGGGGATCATTGCCGGCCCTGACCCGCACGATCCGGCGACCACAGCCGCCGCCGGACACGTTCGCCCGGATTACCGCACCTGTCTTCAGGCCGATGCACTGCGTGGCGCACGGATCGGGGTGTTGCGCAGTGATCGCTTCGCCGGCTTTGGCCGCCACGTTGAACAGGCATTTGCGGCAGCACTGACAGCAATGCGCGATGCCGGTGCTCATGTGGTTGATCCTGTGACATTTCCTGATGAGTTGCTGGCATTTAATGAAGCCGAGTTAACGGTTCTGCTGTACGAATTCAAAGCCACGCTCAACCGCTACCTTGCCAGCCGCGTGCCTGATCCGCAGGCAGCCACCCCTGCGCCACGTTCGTTAGAGGAATTGATCGCCTTTAACGAACAACAGGCCGAACACGAGTTACGCTTCTTCGGTCAGGAACTGCTTGTCCAGGCCGCCGCCGTTGGCGACCTCGATGATCCGGCGTATCAACAGGCCCTGGCTGCCAGTCGTGATGCTACTCGTCAGGCGCTCGACGCCCTGCTCTACGAACAGCAGCTCGATGCCCTGGTCGCGCCGGCAACCGGTCTGGCCTGGCCGATTGATTTGATCGGCGGCGATCGCTACCCTGGCGGGAGCAGTTCGCTCGCGGCGCGAGCCGGCTATCCAATGGTGACGGTACCGGCAGGGATGGCGTTCGGTTTACCAATCGCGATCAACTTCATCGGCACCGCATGGTCTGAACCGATGCTGATCCGATTGGCTTACGCTTTCGAGCAGGCAACGAAACTCCGGCGACCACCGGTGTATCGTCAATGGATTGTTGGCGATGAGTAGGGGGTAGGGGGGAGGAGATAGTAGATAGGAGATAGGAGATAGAAGATAGGAGATAGAAGATAGGAGATAGAAGATAGGAGATAGAAGATAGGAGATAGAAGATAGGAGATAGAAGATAGGAGATAGAAGATAGGAGATAGAAGATAGGAGATAGAAGATAGGAGATAGAAGATAGGAGATAGAAGATAGGAGATAGAAGATAGGAGGTAGAAGCAAGAGTACTGATAGATGGTGCCCTTCTCTCGTCTCTTCCCGCCTAGCGGGGGAGGTTGGGAGGGGGGGCGGGAGCAAGGTGACCGGAAGTCATCTGGAGCATGCCCATTTCCACTTCCCACGTCTCCTCCCCCCAACGAGGAGAGGTCGGGAGGGGGGCGGAAACAAGGTGACCAGGCGCCATACGGAACATGCCAATTCCCCACTCCCTACTCCCCCACATATGCGTCGGCGGGGCCTATCTATCTTCAGCGCACCTCAAACACCTCTTTGTCAACCAGCTCAACCTCAACCGGGTATTGACCGGTGAAGCAGCCGGTGCAAAAAGTAGAAGGATCACGTCCGGTTGAGCGAATCAAGCCTTCGAGGCTCAGGTAGGCCAGGCTGTCGGCACCGAGATGCTGGCGAATGCCTTCGATGGTCAGGCGATGGGCAATCAGCTCAGGATAGGTTGCCATATCGACGCCAAGGAAGCAGGGGTGGCGAATGGGTGGTGACGAGACGCGCACGTGAACCTCGCGCGCACCGGCCTCACGCAGCAGACGCACGATTGGCCCACTGGTGTTGCCCCGCACGATACTATCATCAACCAACACCACCCGTTTGCCGGCCAGATTATCGGTCAGGGCGTTGAATTTGAGCGCAATACCAAGCTGACGCAATCGATCATCAGGCTGAATGAACGTTCGTCCGATGTAGCGGTTCTTAATCAACCCTTCCGAGTAGGGGATACCCGACTCTTGTGCATAACCGATTGCTGCCGGCGTTGCACTGTCGGGAACCGCAATCACAATATCGGCATCGCACGGCGCTTCGCGGGCCAGTTCTCGCCCCTGCGCGACCCGGATGGCGTGGAGAACCGTTCCATGCAGCATGCTGTCGGGACGCGCGAAATAGATGTACTCAAACAGACAGGCTGCCGTGCGCAGCGACGGTTGGTGCGAGATGGTCTGGGGGCCGTCAAGCGTAATTTTGACAATTTCACCCGGCTCGATCTCACGCACGAATTCAGCGCCAATCGTCCCCAAAGCACAGCTTTCCGAAGCCACCACCCAACCATTGTCACTGAGCTGACCCAGGCAGAGCGGGTGTAATCCCCACGGATCGCGCACCGCGTAGAGTGCATCGCGGGTCAGTACGGTAAGACAGTACGCACCCTGTGCCCGTACCATGAAGACCTTGAGCTTCTCTTCCCAGGTACGCCCTTCGCCACCGGCCAGCATTTGCGTAATGACTTCACTATCGCTGCTGCTGGTCAGACCGACACCGCGTTGCAACAACTCACGTCGTAATGCGGCAGCATTAGTCAGATTACCGTTGTGACCAACCGCCAGTGGCCCTAATGCACTCTCGACAACGAACGGCTGGGCGTTTTCCAGCTTTGATGAACCGGTGGTTGAATAGCGCGTATGCCCAATCGCCATATAACCGCTGAGCGGGCGCAACTTCTCTTCATCGAACACTTGCGCCACTAAACCCATGTTTTTGTAGTAACGAATGTTCCGCCCATTGCTCACCGCGATACCGGCACTCTCTTGACCACGATGCTGAAGCGCGTAGAGACCGAAAAAGGTGAGGCGCGCAACGTCAGCATCGGCAGCGACAATGCCGAAAACACCGCACTCATGACCCGGCTTGTCATCAGATACAGTGGGAAGCATACATTGAGCGGCAATGGTATCATTACGATCAGGTACGCCGGGCAGCGATTGATCGTTCATGAGAAGTTATCCTCCTGCGCGCAGATTTGGGGACAGTTCGCATCATTGCTGATTAAAGTATATCACGGATTATGAAACCTTCAGACAACCTAACGACAGAGCAATATCAGCCATCCTGGGCTACCGGATGCCTTCTGATTGCGGTAGTTACCCTTGGGCTGGGCATCAATGGATTTTTGCGCCTGGTCGAAATAGGCGTAGGGCTATTTGGCGTCGATAGTGGTGGTCGTATCATCATTGTCTGGATCAGTCTGGCTATCGGTGCGGCGATGGCCGGCATCTGGTTCGGCTTAACCAGCGGTACCCTACGGCATACGGCTGTGCGCTGGCTGGCCGGATTGCCCCTCCCGGCAATCCTGGTCTTAACCAGTCTCCTACCCTCTGCCGAGAGTCAGTTACAGATGGTGATCCAGGCGGGGATATGCCTCGGCTACGCCCTCATCATTACCCGCCTTACCCGTTGCTCTCCCTGGCAATGGCGTTGGTGGCCCGCTGTCTTCAGCAGCGGTCTGCTGCTGAGCCTGCCCTGGCTCGCTATTGGCACCCCCGGTTCGTGGCTGGATACCGGTCTGGCGCTACTGACCGGTGGGCTGGTTGGCTGGGTTGGCGGATGCCTGCTGGCCTGGCGACCACCGCAGAGCTGGCAACAACCATCTGTCTCGATCACTATCCGGCTGATTGAGGGGGTCGGCCTGAGTGTGCTACTCCTGATACTCAGCCGTGCACTCGGTGTGAACAGCACCGCACTACTCTTCCTGTTTAGCGCACCGGTTGGTGGCTGGCTGCTCCTGAGCCTTGGCCGGCACACAGCAGTTGCTACGGTCGTCCCAATGACCATCCTCTTCGGGATGTTCTTCTTTGGGGTACCACTGGCCCTCACCGACTCCGACACCCTGATCACCCTCTTGCTCTTCAGCAGCTTTCCCGAAGGCTTTCACCTCGCGGTACTGGCAGCAATCGGACAGGCGCTCCTGGCCCTGATCGCGATTCTCCTCGTGCAGTTCGTTCGCAATCCTCGCATCCACGCGGTTGGAGCTGGCGCGATGGCGGTTTTCGGGCTAGCGCTGATCATCGGTGGTGGTCGGGCAACACCACAGGGTGACCGCTGGTTTGTGGTGTTGCGCGATCAGGCGGTGCTGGGCGATCTGGCGACCATCACCGATTACAATCAACGACGAATGGCCGTCTACCAACGACTGACGAACCATGCCTTGA
This genomic window from Chloroflexus aurantiacus J-10-fl contains:
- a CDS encoding glycosyltransferase, producing MATTVSIICTVRDEADNIAALLDSMIAQTRAADEIVINDCQSVDETPAIVAAYAARYPQIRLVRGGHNISSGRNNAIRHARGQIIASTDAGLILDPYWLARIVAPIEAGEADLVGGFFHPTPGSLFALALGETNYRRSREIDPATFLPFGKSMAFRKEVWEAVGGFPEWASHCEDLLFDLAVEQAGFRRTFVPSAVVHFAPRPTLRAFLRQYYTYARGDGRAGLWPLRHALRYTVYATLSALLTVALTRPQLRIPIGFLIGLGVAAYTRGPYRRLWVRLRGRSVGEQLLALILVPFIRLAGDLAKMIGYPVGVWQRLRAGMTQ
- a CDS encoding insulinase family protein; the protein is MSNEHGFELLRDEFIPELNTRARLYRHIKTGAELLSLENDDENKCFGITFRTPPRDSTGIAHILEHSVLCGSRKYPVKDPFFTLVKGSVHTFLNAITFPDKTAYPVASTNLKDFYNLVDVYLDAVFFPRITPEILKQEGWHFELPAPDAPISIKGVVYNEMKGAYSSPDGMLYRYSQQSLFPDTTYGYSSGGDPLVIPDLTYEAFKRFHETLYHPSNARIFFYGDDPPAERLRKLDEYLSQFEPITPPSQIEKQERFTAPRTFEYTFSAADNEQQKGMVMVNWLIDDNRDPTQLMARELLSYMLLGNAAAPLRKALIDSGLGEEVIGGYESDLLQHTFSVGMKGIDPANAEQVEALILRTLNELAEHGFDPETIAAAFNTFEFSLRENNTGSFPRGLVLMMRALSTWLYDDDPIAPLRFEAPLAAVRTAVANGERLFERLIRELLLDNPHRTRVTLRPDPEYAARLAAAEQARIEAFAATLDDEKRAALIAETQALAEWQQTPDPPEALATIPTLHLTDLDREVKRIPTDIDEMAGVPLLRHPLFTNGIVYLDLAFDLRALPPQLLSFVPLFARALTEMGTATSDFVRLLQRIGRETGGISAATMTATDIVTAAPVGRLVVRGKSTLAQTTELIKLLQEILLTVKLDNQERFRQIVLRARANKESSLVPAGNAYARQRLAARFSPAEWADEQMGGISAIFFLRELEQRIQQDWPGVLADLEMVRTSLINRRGLVVNLTLDADGQKTVLPLLHDLIASLPDQPYSPASWPTSRIDDGEGLIIPAQVNYVAKGVNLHAHGIRPSGAAMVVLRHLRIDYLLDRIRIQGGAYGASGSYDRSTGLFITTSYRDPNLLRTLDVYDEMATYLQTIALDSTTVERAIIGTIGDMDAYQLPDAKGYTALVRYLTSISDEYRQQIRDQVLATSPADFVAFAEAAAALRDHGQVAVLGPADSIEAANRERPGLLKPVKVL
- a CDS encoding amidase, which codes for MTFNDPTSSIGTLAYEATIADLQAAMAAGTLTAEALTMACLERINALNRAGPCLNALIEVSPSALETAIALDAERDVRGPRSPLHGIPIVLKDNIDTLDDTATTAGSLALIGSRPAAEATVAARLRAAGAVLLGKANLSEWANFRSTSSSSGWSARGGQARNPYVLSRSPCGSSSGSAIAVAASMCVAAIGTETDGSISCPSAMCGVVGIKPTVGLTSRAGVIPISSTQDTVGPHARCVADAATVLGIIAGPDPHDPATTAAAGHVRPDYRTCLQADALRGARIGVLRSDRFAGFGRHVEQAFAAALTAMRDAGAHVVDPVTFPDELLAFNEAELTVLLYEFKATLNRYLASRVPDPQAATPAPRSLEELIAFNEQQAEHELRFFGQELLVQAAAVGDLDDPAYQQALAASRDATRQALDALLYEQQLDALVAPATGLAWPIDLIGGDRYPGGSSSLAARAGYPMVTVPAGMAFGLPIAINFIGTAWSEPMLIRLAYAFEQATKLRRPPVYRQWIVGDE
- the purF gene encoding amidophosphoribosyltransferase, coding for MNDQSLPGVPDRNDTIAAQCMLPTVSDDKPGHECGVFGIVAADADVARLTFFGLYALQHRGQESAGIAVSNGRNIRYYKNMGLVAQVFDEEKLRPLSGYMAIGHTRYSTTGSSKLENAQPFVVESALGPLAVGHNGNLTNAAALRRELLQRGVGLTSSSDSEVITQMLAGGEGRTWEEKLKVFMVRAQGAYCLTVLTRDALYAVRDPWGLHPLCLGQLSDNGWVVASESCALGTIGAEFVREIEPGEIVKITLDGPQTISHQPSLRTAACLFEYIYFARPDSMLHGTVLHAIRVAQGRELAREAPCDADIVIAVPDSATPAAIGYAQESGIPYSEGLIKNRYIGRTFIQPDDRLRQLGIALKFNALTDNLAGKRVVLVDDSIVRGNTSGPIVRLLREAGAREVHVRVSSPPIRHPCFLGVDMATYPELIAHRLTIEGIRQHLGADSLAYLSLEGLIRSTGRDPSTFCTGCFTGQYPVEVELVDKEVFEVR